In a single window of the Streptomyces sp. NBC_00285 genome:
- a CDS encoding DUF881 domain-containing protein produces the protein MSEQDEPPGNRLRKELPEELPARPPEVTDAPVVEPRLTGRQRLVQGLWPPRVTRAQLIVAVLLFGLGFGLAVQVASNSDSDSALRGARQEDLVRILDELDDRTQRLEDEKQGLEKQRDELENSSDQAEEARKQTVEKERQLGILAGTVAAQGPGITMTIEDTKGTVEADMLLDAIQELRAAGAEAIQVNGVRVVAGTYLSDSDKRVNVDGNKISTPFRFKVIGNPQDLEPALNIPGGVVQTLEKEQATVTVERSGKIVVDALRAAKRPDYARSSSR, from the coding sequence ATGAGCGAGCAGGACGAGCCGCCCGGCAACAGGCTGCGCAAGGAACTGCCCGAGGAACTTCCGGCGAGGCCGCCCGAGGTGACGGACGCGCCGGTGGTGGAGCCGCGGCTCACCGGCCGTCAGCGGCTGGTGCAGGGGTTGTGGCCGCCGCGTGTGACGCGCGCCCAACTCATCGTCGCCGTCCTGCTGTTCGGCCTCGGTTTCGGCCTCGCCGTCCAGGTGGCGTCGAACAGCGACAGCGACAGCGCGCTGCGCGGGGCGCGGCAAGAGGATCTCGTACGCATCCTGGATGAACTGGACGACCGTACTCAGCGTCTTGAAGACGAGAAGCAGGGTCTCGAGAAGCAGCGGGACGAGTTGGAGAACAGCTCCGACCAGGCCGAGGAGGCTCGCAAGCAGACGGTCGAGAAGGAGCGGCAACTCGGCATTCTCGCGGGCACCGTGGCCGCGCAGGGGCCGGGCATCACGATGACGATCGAGGACACCAAGGGGACGGTCGAGGCAGACATGCTGCTCGACGCGATCCAGGAGTTGCGGGCGGCCGGGGCGGAGGCGATCCAGGTGAACGGTGTGCGGGTCGTCGCGGGCACCTATCTGTCGGATTCCGACAAGAGAGTGAACGTCGACGGGAACAAGATCTCCACGCCGTTTCGTTTCAAGGTCATCGGCAATCCGCAGGACCTCGAACCGGCTCTCAACATTCCTGGAGGCGTGGTGCAGACTCTTGAGAAGGAGCAGGCCACCGTTACCGTCGAGCGGTCGGGCAAGATCGTCGTGGACGCCTTGCGAGCGGCGAAGCGGCCTGACTACGCTCGGTCGTCCTCCCGGTGA
- a CDS encoding small basic family protein: MIAVLGLVVGVVAGLLVRPEVPAVVEPYLPIAVVAALDAVFGGLRAMLDGIFDDKVFVVSFLSNVVVAALIVFLGDKLGVGAQLSTGVVVVLGIRIFSNAAAIRRHVFRA; encoded by the coding sequence GTGATCGCCGTACTGGGCCTCGTCGTGGGAGTCGTGGCCGGCCTGTTGGTCCGGCCCGAGGTTCCGGCGGTCGTCGAGCCTTATCTGCCGATCGCCGTGGTGGCGGCGCTCGACGCCGTCTTCGGGGGTCTGCGGGCCATGCTCGACGGCATCTTCGACGACAAGGTCTTCGTCGTGTCGTTCCTGTCGAACGTGGTCGTGGCCGCGCTGATCGTGTTCCTCGGCGACAAGTTGGGCGTGGGTGCGCAGCTGTCGACCGGTGTCGTGGTCGTGCTCGGGATCCGCATCTTCTCCAACGCCGCGGCGATCCGCCGGCACGTCTTCCGGGCGTGA
- a CDS encoding DUF881 domain-containing protein, producing the protein MSLLTNVMDHSLDDGYAESAARKKAAGDAGLPRTLRAKLGLAVGLVLAALVVTVGAAQARVAAPVVAKEREELIDRIDRETETADRLEKSVDELRDDVSTRQRQALKQSGDSGQADLMGILSGAVEVHGPGVKLVVNDAKEASTGGDGNPRETSGFSDTGRVRDRDMQRVVNGLWASGAEAISVNGQRLTALSAIRAAGDAILVDNKPLVPPYTVLAVGDGQRLSSRFQNSADGLYLHALQEDYGIRTAISVEGDLRLPAAPSVIVRTAEPRTEKGTS; encoded by the coding sequence ATGTCGCTGCTCACCAACGTCATGGACCACAGCCTCGATGACGGATACGCCGAGTCGGCGGCTCGGAAGAAGGCCGCCGGTGACGCTGGGCTCCCCAGGACGTTGCGGGCCAAGCTCGGCCTTGCCGTCGGCCTGGTGCTCGCGGCTCTGGTGGTCACCGTGGGGGCGGCGCAGGCGCGGGTGGCCGCTCCTGTCGTGGCCAAGGAGCGCGAGGAGCTCATCGACCGGATCGACCGTGAGACCGAGACGGCGGACAGGCTCGAGAAGAGCGTGGACGAGCTGCGCGACGACGTGAGTACACGGCAGCGCCAGGCGCTCAAACAGAGTGGCGACAGCGGCCAGGCCGATCTCATGGGCATCCTGTCGGGCGCCGTGGAAGTGCACGGCCCCGGCGTCAAGCTGGTTGTGAACGACGCCAAGGAAGCCAGCACCGGCGGTGACGGGAACCCGCGTGAGACCTCGGGGTTCTCCGACACCGGGCGCGTGCGCGACCGCGACATGCAGCGGGTCGTCAACGGACTGTGGGCGTCGGGGGCCGAGGCCATCTCCGTCAACGGACAGCGGCTGACCGCGTTGTCGGCGATCAGAGCCGCGGGTGACGCGATACTGGTCGACAACAAGCCGCTGGTTCCGCCGTATACGGTGCTTGCGGTGGGGGACGGGCAACGGCTGAGCAGCAGGTTCCAGAACAGTGCCGACGGACTGTATCTGCACGCCCTCCAAGAGGACTACGGCATCCGGACCGCCATCTCCGTGGAGGGCGACCTCCGGCTGCCGGCCGCACCGAGTGTGATCGTACGTACTGCAGAGCCGAGAACTGAGAAAGGCACATCGTGA
- a CDS encoding mannose-1-phosphate guanyltransferase: protein MKAVVMAGGEGTRLRPMTSSMPKPLLPVVNRPIMEHVLRLLKRHGLNETVVTVQFLASLVKNYFGDGEELGMELSYANEEKPLGTAGSVKNAEEALKDDAFLVISGDALTDFDLTELINFHKEKGALVTVCLTRVPNPLEFGITIVDEEGKVERFLEKPTWGQVFSDTVNTGIYVMEPEVFDYVESDVPVDWSGDVFPQLMKEGKPIYGYIAEGYWEDVGTHESYVKAQADVLEGKVDVEIDGFEISPGVWVAEGAEVHPDAVLRGPLYIGDYAKVEAGAEIREHSVIGSNVVVKSGAFLHKAVVHDNVYIGQQSNLRGCVVGKNTDIMRAARIEDGAVIGDECLVGEESIIQGNVRVYPFKTIEAGAFVNTSVIWESRGQAHLFGARGVSGILNVEITPELAVRLAGAYATTLKKGSTVTTARDHSRGARALKRAVISALQASAIDVRDLENVPLPVARQQTARGSAGGIMIRTTPGVPDSVDIMFFDGRGADLSQGSQRKLDRVFARQEYRRAFPGEIGDLHFPASVFDSYTGSLLRNVDITGISESGLKVVVDASNGSAGLVLPSLLGKLGVDSLTINPGLDESRPTETADARRSGLVRLGEIVASARAAFGVRFDPVGERLSLVDEKGRIIEDDRALLVMLDLVAAERRSGRVALPVTTTRIGEQVAAYHGTQVEWTTTSPDDLTRVGRDDSTIFGGDGKGGFIIPEFSSVFDGAAAFVRLIGLVARTQLTLSQIDARIPRAHVIKRDLATPWAVKGLVMRRVVEAAGDRFVDTTDGVRVVETDGRWVMVLPDPAEAVTHLWAEGPDDASAQALLDEWAAVVDSAGR from the coding sequence ATGAAGGCCGTCGTGATGGCCGGAGGCGAAGGCACACGCCTTCGCCCAATGACCTCAAGCATGCCCAAGCCGCTCCTGCCGGTGGTAAACCGGCCGATCATGGAGCACGTTCTTCGGCTGCTCAAAAGGCATGGTCTCAACGAGACCGTCGTCACTGTGCAGTTCCTGGCCTCGCTGGTCAAGAACTACTTCGGTGACGGTGAAGAGCTCGGGATGGAGCTCTCTTATGCCAACGAGGAGAAGCCACTCGGTACCGCCGGAAGCGTCAAGAACGCCGAAGAGGCGTTGAAGGACGATGCTTTCCTCGTAATTTCCGGTGATGCCCTGACCGACTTCGATCTCACCGAACTCATCAACTTCCACAAGGAAAAGGGCGCGCTGGTCACTGTCTGCCTGACGCGCGTACCCAATCCACTCGAATTCGGCATCACCATCGTCGATGAGGAGGGGAAGGTCGAGCGCTTCCTGGAGAAGCCGACCTGGGGGCAGGTTTTCTCGGACACGGTGAACACGGGCATCTACGTGATGGAGCCCGAGGTCTTCGACTATGTCGAGTCCGATGTACCCGTGGACTGGTCCGGCGATGTCTTTCCGCAGTTGATGAAGGAAGGCAAGCCGATCTACGGCTATATCGCTGAGGGGTACTGGGAGGACGTCGGCACCCACGAGAGCTATGTGAAGGCTCAGGCCGACGTTCTGGAGGGCAAGGTCGACGTCGAGATCGACGGCTTCGAAATCTCCCCGGGCGTATGGGTTGCCGAGGGTGCAGAGGTGCATCCTGACGCCGTTCTCCGCGGCCCGCTCTACATCGGGGACTACGCGAAGGTCGAGGCCGGCGCGGAAATTCGTGAGCACAGCGTCATCGGCTCCAACGTGGTCGTCAAGAGCGGGGCCTTTCTGCACAAGGCGGTTGTGCACGACAACGTGTACATCGGCCAGCAGAGCAATCTCCGTGGATGTGTCGTCGGGAAGAACACCGACATCATGCGGGCGGCCCGTATCGAGGACGGTGCGGTCATCGGTGACGAGTGCCTCGTCGGCGAGGAATCGATCATCCAGGGGAATGTTCGGGTCTACCCGTTCAAGACCATCGAGGCCGGCGCCTTCGTCAACACCTCCGTCATCTGGGAGTCCAGGGGCCAGGCGCATCTCTTCGGCGCCCGTGGGGTGTCCGGCATCCTGAACGTCGAGATCACTCCGGAGCTTGCGGTCCGGCTGGCCGGGGCCTACGCGACGACCCTCAAGAAGGGGTCGACCGTCACCACCGCCCGCGACCACTCCCGAGGCGCACGGGCGCTGAAGCGGGCAGTGATCTCCGCTCTCCAGGCCAGCGCCATCGACGTACGCGACCTGGAGAACGTGCCGTTGCCCGTGGCGCGGCAGCAGACCGCGCGCGGCAGTGCCGGTGGGATCATGATCAGGACCACGCCCGGGGTTCCGGACTCCGTGGACATCATGTTCTTCGACGGGCGGGGCGCGGACCTGTCCCAGGGCAGCCAGCGGAAGCTGGACCGGGTTTTCGCCCGGCAGGAGTACCGGCGGGCGTTCCCCGGGGAGATCGGTGATCTGCACTTCCCGGCGAGTGTCTTCGACTCGTACACCGGCTCGTTGCTGCGGAACGTCGACATCACAGGCATTTCCGAGTCCGGGCTCAAGGTCGTCGTGGACGCCTCGAACGGCAGCGCGGGACTGGTGCTGCCCAGTCTGCTCGGGAAGCTCGGTGTGGACTCGCTGACCATCAACCCGGGGCTCGACGAGTCCAGGCCCACGGAGACGGCGGACGCTCGGCGTTCGGGGCTGGTGCGGCTGGGAGAGATCGTGGCGTCCGCGCGAGCCGCGTTCGGAGTGCGGTTCGACCCTGTGGGTGAACGGCTGTCCCTGGTCGACGAGAAGGGGCGGATCATCGAGGACGACCGGGCGTTGCTCGTCATGCTCGATCTGGTCGCTGCGGAGCGGCGTAGCGGTCGTGTGGCGTTGCCGGTGACCACCACGCGGATCGGTGAGCAGGTGGCGGCGTACCACGGCACACAGGTGGAGTGGACGACCACTTCGCCCGACGACCTCACCCGTGTCGGCCGTGACGACTCGACGATCTTCGGTGGTGACGGCAAGGGCGGCTTCATCATTCCGGAGTTCAGCAGTGTCTTCGACGGCGCGGCGGCCTTCGTGAGGCTGATCGGGCTGGTGGCGCGGACGCAGCTGACGCTCAGCCAGATCGACGCGCGGATTCCGCGGGCACATGTCATCAAGCGGGATCTGGCGACTCCGTGGGCCGTCAAGGGGCTGGTGATGCGGCGGGTCGTCGAGGCGGCCGGCGATCGCTTTGTCGACACGACCGACGGTGTCCGGGTCGTGGAGACCGACGGGCGCTGGGTGATGGTGTTGCCGGACCCGGCCGAGGCGGTCACGCATCTGTGGGCCGAGGGGCCCGACGACGCTTCCGCGCAGGCTCTGCTCGACGAGTGGGCGGCCGTCGTGGACAGTGCCGGTCGCTGA
- a CDS encoding CDP-alcohol phosphatidyltransferase family protein codes for MEVQETRVQTDRVLTIPNILSMARLVGVPLFLWLILRPEFGGPRSDEWALLVLALSGISDYLDGKLARRWNQISSLGRLLDPAADRLYILSTLVGLTWREILPIWLTAALLLRELVLLVMVGILRRHGYPPPQVNFLGKAATFNLMYAFPLLLLSDGTGWLSSLAAIFGWAFAGWGTTLYWWAGVLYVVQVRRLVRADAMAD; via the coding sequence GTGGAGGTCCAGGAGACCCGGGTCCAGACGGACCGGGTCCTCACCATCCCCAACATCCTCAGCATGGCGCGGCTCGTTGGTGTGCCGCTCTTCCTGTGGCTGATCCTCAGGCCTGAGTTCGGGGGCCCCAGGAGCGACGAGTGGGCGTTGCTGGTGTTGGCCCTGAGCGGCATCAGTGACTACCTGGACGGCAAGCTCGCCCGCCGCTGGAACCAGATCAGCAGCCTGGGCCGGCTGTTGGACCCCGCAGCCGACCGGCTCTACATTCTCTCGACCTTGGTCGGGCTCACCTGGCGCGAAATTCTGCCAATCTGGTTGACGGCTGCACTGCTTCTGCGTGAGCTGGTTCTCCTGGTGATGGTGGGCATCCTCAGGCGTCACGGCTATCCTCCGCCGCAGGTGAACTTCCTCGGCAAGGCTGCCACCTTCAACCTGATGTACGCCTTCCCGTTGCTCCTGCTCAGTGACGGAACTGGATGGCTCTCGTCACTCGCTGCTATTTTCGGATGGGCGTTCGCAGGATGGGGTACAACCCTCTACTGGTGGGCAGGAGTCCTCTACGTGGTACAAGTCCGCCGCCTAGTCCGTGCGGACGCCATGGCCGATTGA
- a CDS encoding PTS sugar transporter subunit IIA, producing the protein MTTVTSPLAGRAIGLAAVPDPVFSGAMVGPGTAIDPVREPSEAVAPVDGVIVSLHPHAFVVVDEEGHGVLVHLGIDTVQLNGEGFELLVNKGDTVTRGQAVVRWNPAAVEAAGKSAVCPVVALEATAEALSELRDDGDVKAGDSLFAWK; encoded by the coding sequence ATGACCACCGTGACGTCCCCTCTTGCAGGACGCGCCATCGGACTGGCCGCCGTGCCGGATCCGGTCTTCTCCGGGGCCATGGTCGGCCCGGGTACGGCGATCGATCCCGTACGTGAGCCCTCCGAGGCCGTCGCGCCCGTGGACGGAGTGATCGTCTCTCTGCACCCGCACGCGTTCGTCGTCGTGGACGAAGAGGGGCACGGCGTGCTCGTCCACCTCGGGATCGACACCGTTCAGTTGAACGGCGAGGGATTCGAGCTGCTGGTGAACAAAGGCGACACCGTCACACGCGGGCAGGCTGTCGTGCGCTGGAACCCGGCTGCCGTCGAGGCCGCCGGCAAGTCCGCCGTGTGCCCGGTCGTGGCGCTGGAGGCCACGGCCGAGGCGCTCTCCGAACTGCGTGACGACGGCGACGTGAAGGCCGGCGACAGTCTCTTCGCCTGGAAGTGA
- the ptsP gene encoding phosphoenolpyruvate--protein phosphotransferase has product METTLRGVGVSHGVAIGEVRHMGTAVLEPPAKQIPAEDAEREQGRARKAVDAVAADLMARGNLAGGEAQAVLEAQAMMAQDPELMADVDRRIAVGSTAERAVYDAFAAYRELLAAAGEYLAGRVADLDDVRNRIVARLLGVPMPGVPDSDEPYVLVARDLAPADTALLDPTLVLGFVTEEGGPTSHSAILARALGVPAVVALPGAGELTEGTVIAVDGSTGDVFVNPSDEKKAELEAAAAQRKAALAASTGPGATADGHRVPLLANVGGPADVPAAVEAGAEGVGLFRTEFLFLDDSKNAPSEEKQVEAYRQVLEAFPEGRVVVRVLDAGADKPLDFLTPSDEPNPALGVRGLRTLLDHPEVLRTQLTALARAVEGLPVHLDVMAPMVADRADAKAFADACRAAGLRAKFGAMVEIPSAALRARSILQEVEFLSLGTNDLAQYTFAADRQVGAVSRLQDPWQPALLDLVALSAEAAKAEGKSCGVCGEAASDPLLACVLTGLGVTSLSMGSASLPYVRGTLAKYTLAQCERAAAAARAADSAEEAREAAQAVLSGE; this is encoded by the coding sequence ATGGAGACAACGCTGCGAGGCGTCGGCGTGAGCCACGGTGTGGCGATCGGCGAGGTTCGGCACATGGGAACGGCGGTGCTGGAGCCGCCTGCCAAGCAGATTCCGGCGGAAGACGCGGAGCGCGAACAGGGACGCGCTCGCAAGGCCGTGGATGCCGTGGCAGCCGACCTGATGGCGCGCGGCAATCTGGCCGGGGGTGAAGCCCAGGCGGTGCTCGAGGCGCAGGCCATGATGGCGCAGGACCCGGAGCTGATGGCGGACGTGGACCGGCGGATCGCCGTCGGCAGCACTGCTGAGCGTGCCGTTTACGACGCGTTCGCCGCGTACCGCGAGCTGCTGGCCGCTGCCGGTGAGTACCTCGCCGGACGCGTGGCCGATCTCGACGACGTGCGGAATCGTATCGTCGCCCGTCTGCTGGGCGTGCCCATGCCGGGCGTGCCGGACAGTGACGAGCCGTATGTTCTGGTGGCGCGCGATCTCGCGCCCGCCGACACCGCTCTGCTGGATCCGACGCTCGTTCTGGGCTTTGTGACCGAGGAGGGTGGCCCGACCAGTCATAGCGCGATTCTGGCGCGGGCACTCGGTGTGCCGGCCGTTGTGGCGCTGCCGGGTGCCGGTGAGCTCACGGAGGGCACGGTGATCGCCGTCGATGGAAGCACCGGCGACGTTTTCGTGAACCCGAGCGACGAGAAGAAGGCCGAGTTGGAGGCCGCGGCCGCCCAACGGAAGGCTGCGCTCGCCGCGTCGACCGGTCCGGGGGCCACCGCCGACGGCCACAGGGTGCCGCTGCTGGCCAATGTCGGCGGTCCGGCTGACGTGCCTGCCGCGGTCGAGGCCGGAGCCGAGGGTGTCGGTCTCTTCCGTACCGAGTTCCTCTTCCTCGACGACAGCAAGAACGCACCGTCCGAGGAGAAGCAGGTCGAGGCCTACCGGCAGGTGCTCGAAGCCTTCCCGGAGGGGCGTGTTGTCGTTCGTGTACTGGACGCCGGCGCGGACAAGCCCTTGGACTTCCTGACGCCTTCCGACGAGCCGAACCCGGCGCTCGGCGTGCGTGGTCTGCGGACGCTGCTCGACCACCCGGAGGTACTGCGCACACAACTGACGGCGCTCGCCAGGGCCGTTGAGGGGCTGCCGGTCCACCTCGATGTCATGGCCCCGATGGTGGCGGACCGTGCCGATGCCAAGGCGTTCGCCGATGCATGTCGTGCGGCGGGGCTGCGAGCGAAGTTCGGCGCGATGGTGGAGATTCCCTCGGCCGCCCTGCGGGCGCGGTCGATTCTGCAGGAAGTCGAGTTCCTGTCGTTGGGGACCAATGACCTCGCTCAGTACACCTTCGCCGCCGACCGTCAGGTGGGTGCGGTGTCCCGCCTTCAGGATCCGTGGCAGCCTGCTCTGCTCGACCTCGTCGCGCTGTCAGCGGAGGCGGCGAAGGCCGAGGGCAAGAGCTGTGGTGTCTGTGGCGAGGCGGCCTCCGACCCGCTGCTCGCCTGTGTACTGACCGGTCTCGGAGTCACCTCCCTTTCCATGGGTTCCGCGTCCCTTCCTTATGTCCGGGGGACCCTGGCGAAGTACACCCTGGCGCAGTGTGAGCGTGCGGCCGCGGCCGCACGGGCGGCCGACAGCGCCGAAGAGGCGCGCGAGGCGGCTCAGGCGGTGCTGTCCGGCGAGTAA
- a CDS encoding acetoacetate--CoA ligase: protein MSTVNPQPLWQPDPQRIARAQVTRFQAWAAEHHGAPAEGGYEALHRWSVDELEEFWAAVTQWFHVRFSTPYARVLGERSMPGAEWFPGATLNYAEHALRAAATRADEPALLYVDETHEPRPVTWSELRRQVGSLAAELRVLGVRPGDRVSGYLPNIPEAVVALLATAAVGAVWTSCAPDFGARSVLDRFQQVEPVVLFTVDGYRYGGKEHDRRETVAELRGELPSLRAVVHIPLLGTEAPEGALEWSALTNADTEPVFEQVPFAHPLWVLYSSGTTGLPKAIVQSQGGILVEHLKQLGLHCDLGPEDRFFWYTSTGWMMWNFLVSGLLTGTTVVLYDGSPGYPDTGAQWRVAERTGATLYGTSAAYVMACRKADVHPGRDFDLSAVRCVATTGSPLPPDGFRWLHDEVREDLWIASVSGGTDVCSCFAGAVPTLPVYIGELQAAGLGTDLQSWDPSGAPLTDEVGELVVANPMPSMPIHFWNDPDGSRYHDSYFDTYPGVWRHGDWITITSRGSVVIHGRSDSTLNRQGVRMGSADIYEAVERLPEIRETLVIGIEQPDGGYWMPLFVHLVPGAVLDQALLDRIKRTIRENLSPRHIPDEVIEVPGIPHTLTGKRIEVPVKRLLQGTPLDKAVNPGSIDNLDLLHFYEDLARKRA from the coding sequence ATGTCGACCGTGAACCCCCAGCCGCTCTGGCAGCCGGATCCGCAGCGCATCGCCCGGGCCCAGGTCACCCGGTTCCAGGCATGGGCGGCCGAACACCACGGTGCCCCGGCCGAGGGCGGCTACGAGGCTCTCCACCGCTGGTCCGTGGACGAGCTGGAGGAGTTCTGGGCAGCGGTCACGCAGTGGTTCCACGTACGGTTCTCGACGCCCTACGCGCGCGTGCTGGGCGAGCGCTCGATGCCGGGCGCCGAATGGTTCCCGGGCGCCACCCTCAACTACGCCGAGCACGCCCTGCGCGCGGCCGCGACCCGCGCCGACGAACCCGCCCTCCTGTACGTCGACGAGACCCATGAACCGCGTCCGGTGACCTGGTCCGAGCTGCGCCGCCAGGTCGGCTCCCTGGCCGCCGAGCTGCGGGTCCTCGGCGTACGTCCGGGAGACCGCGTCAGCGGCTACCTCCCGAACATCCCGGAAGCCGTCGTCGCACTCCTCGCCACGGCCGCCGTGGGCGCCGTATGGACGTCATGCGCCCCCGACTTCGGTGCCCGCAGCGTCCTGGACCGCTTCCAGCAGGTCGAACCGGTGGTCCTGTTCACCGTCGACGGGTACCGCTACGGCGGCAAGGAGCACGACCGCCGGGAGACAGTCGCCGAACTCCGCGGCGAACTCCCCTCCCTCCGTGCCGTCGTCCACATCCCGCTGCTGGGTACCGAGGCTCCCGAAGGAGCCCTGGAGTGGTCCGCCCTGACGAACGCGGACACCGAGCCGGTCTTCGAGCAGGTGCCTTTCGCCCACCCGCTGTGGGTGCTCTACTCCTCCGGCACGACGGGCCTGCCCAAGGCCATCGTCCAGTCCCAGGGCGGCATCCTCGTCGAGCACCTCAAGCAGCTCGGCCTGCACTGCGACCTGGGTCCCGAGGACCGCTTCTTCTGGTACACCTCCACAGGCTGGATGATGTGGAACTTCCTCGTCTCCGGCCTCCTCACCGGCACGACCGTCGTCCTGTACGACGGCAGCCCCGGCTATCCCGACACCGGCGCCCAGTGGCGGGTCGCCGAACGCACGGGCGCCACCCTCTACGGCACCTCGGCCGCGTACGTCATGGCCTGCCGCAAGGCCGACGTGCACCCAGGACGCGACTTCGACCTCTCCGCGGTGCGCTGCGTGGCCACCACCGGCTCACCGCTCCCGCCCGACGGGTTCCGCTGGCTGCACGACGAGGTCCGTGAGGACCTGTGGATCGCCTCCGTCAGCGGTGGCACGGACGTGTGCTCCTGCTTCGCCGGAGCCGTACCGACACTGCCCGTGTACATCGGTGAGCTCCAGGCCGCCGGTCTCGGAACCGACCTGCAGTCCTGGGATCCCAGCGGCGCACCCCTGACGGACGAGGTCGGCGAGCTCGTCGTCGCCAACCCCATGCCGTCGATGCCGATCCACTTCTGGAACGACCCCGACGGCAGCCGCTATCACGACAGTTACTTCGACACCTATCCCGGAGTGTGGCGCCACGGCGACTGGATCACCATCACCTCGCGCGGCTCCGTCGTCATCCACGGCCGCTCCGACTCGACGCTCAACCGGCAGGGCGTCCGCATGGGCTCAGCCGACATCTACGAGGCCGTGGAGCGGCTCCCCGAGATCAGGGAAACACTGGTCATCGGCATCGAACAGCCCGACGGAGGCTACTGGATGCCCCTCTTCGTGCATCTCGTCCCGGGAGCCGTCCTCGACCAGGCACTTCTGGACCGCATCAAGCGGACCATCCGCGAAAACCTCTCACCGCGCCACATCCCCGACGAGGTCATCGAGGTGCCCGGCATCCCGCACACCCTCACCGGGAAGCGCATCGAGGTCCCCGTGAAGCGACTCCTCCAGGGCACGCCCCTGGACAAGGCGGTCAACCCCGGCTCCATCGACAATCTCGACCTGCTCCACTTCTACGAGGACCTGGCCCGCAAGCGCGCCTGA